The following proteins are co-located in the Urocitellus parryii isolate mUroPar1 chromosome 15, mUroPar1.hap1, whole genome shotgun sequence genome:
- the Klk14 gene encoding kallikrein-14, which produces MFLLLTALQVLAVGLARSQEDDNKIIGGYTCIQNSQPWQAALLAGAGRRFFCGGILLSDRWVITAAHCARPILQVSLGKHNLRRWEATQQVLRVTRQVPHPGYRSRTHENDLMLLRLEKPARLGRAVRPIAVAQSCASPGTSCRVSGWGTTSSPVVRYPTVLQCVNVDISSDQQCRKAYPGAITSGMVCAGVPQGGKDSCQGDSGGPLVCGGQLQGLVSWGMEHCGQPGYPGVYTNLCKYQNWIRETIRGG; this is translated from the exons ATGTTCCTTCTGCTGACAGCACTTCAGGTCTTGGCTGTAG GCCTGGCAAGGAGCCAAGAGGATGACAACAAGATCATCGGTGGCTACACGTGCATCCAGAACTCGCAGCCGTGGCAGGCCGCACTGCTGGCCGGTGCCGGGCGCCGCTTTTTCTGCGGAGGGATCCTGTTGTCCGACCGCTGGGTCATCACTGCCGCGCACTGTGCCCGCCC GATCCTTCAGGTGTCCCTGGGCAAGCACAACCTGAGGAGGTGGGAGGCTACCCAGCAGGTGCTGCGCGTGACGCGCCAGGTGCCACACCCTGGCTACCGCTCCCGGACCCACGAGAATGACCTGATGCTGCTGAGGCTAGAGAAGCCCGCCAGGCTCGGGAGGGCAGTGAGGCCCATCGCCGTGGCCCAGTCCTGCGCCAGCCCTGGGACTTCCTGCCGTGTGTCAGGCTGGGGCACCACCTCCAGCCCCGTGG TCAGGTACCCCACGGTGCTGCAGTGCGTGAACGTGGACATCTCCTCAGACCAGCAGTGCCGGAAGGCCTACCCCGGAGCCATCACCTCGGGCATGGTGTGTGCCGGGGTCCCCCAGGGCGGGAAGGACTCCTGTCAG GGTGACTCTGGGGGACCCCTGGTATGTGGAGGACAGCTCCAGGGCCTCGTGTCCTGGGGGATGGAGCACTGCGGCCAGCCCGGGTACCCAGGTGTCTACACCAACCTCTGCAAGTACCAAAACTGGATCCGGGAAACGATTCGGGGCGGTTGA
- the Klk13 gene encoding kallikrein-13 isoform X2 has translation MWPLAAAIASLTVALSGGISRESPKILNSTNGTSGLLPGGYTCLPHSQPWQAALLVRGRLLCGGVLVHPRWVLTAAHCRKDGYRVHLGKHALGRVETVSYPQTLQCANIQLRSDEECHQVYPGKITANMLCAGTPEGGKDSCEGDSGGPLVCNHTLHGIISWGDFPCGQPNRPGVYTRVSKYVQWIRETIGERGSQEQKGTKGAQ, from the exons ATGTGGCCCCTGGCCGCTGCCATCGCCTCCCTGACCGTGGCCTTGTCAGGAG GCATCTCCCGGGAGTCGCCCAAGATCCTCAACAGCACCAACGGGACCAGTGGGCTTCTCCCCGGGGGCTACACCTGCCTCCCCCACTCCCAGCCCTGGCAGGCTGCCCTGCTCGTGCGCGGACGGCTGCTCTGCGGGGGGGTCCTGGTCCACCCCCGATGGGTGCTCACGGCAGCACACTGCCGGAAAGA TGGGTACAGAGTTCACCTGGGCAAGCACGCCTTAGGGCGCGTGGAGACCG TGAGTTACCCCCAAACCCTACAGTGCGCCAACATCCAGCTGCGCTCGGATGAGGAGTGTCACCAGGTCTACCCAGGGAAGATCACTGCCAACATGCTGTGCGCCGGCACCCCAGAGGGCGGGAAGGACTCCTGTGAG GGCGACTCCGGGGGTCCCCTGGTCTGCAACCACACGCTCCACGGCATCATCTCCTGGGGAGACTTCCCCTGCGGACAGCCCAACCGGCCTGGGGTCTACACCCGCGTCTCCAAGTACGTCCAGTGGATCCGTGAAACAATCGGAGAGCGCGGAAGCCAGGAGCAGAAGGGGACCAAGGGCGCTCAGTAG
- the Klk13 gene encoding kallikrein-13 isoform X1, which produces MWPLAAAIASLTVALSGGISRESPKILNSTNGTSGLLPGGYTCLPHSQPWQAALLVRGRLLCGGVLVHPRWVLTAAHCRKDGYRVHLGKHALGRVETGQQVREVVRSVPHPEYLVSPTHLNHDHDIMLLELQSEVQLTDRIRTLPLSQVDCLPPGTCCRVSGWGTTTSPQVSYPQTLQCANIQLRSDEECHQVYPGKITANMLCAGTPEGGKDSCEGDSGGPLVCNHTLHGIISWGDFPCGQPNRPGVYTRVSKYVQWIRETIGERGSQEQKGTKGAQ; this is translated from the exons ATGTGGCCCCTGGCCGCTGCCATCGCCTCCCTGACCGTGGCCTTGTCAGGAG GCATCTCCCGGGAGTCGCCCAAGATCCTCAACAGCACCAACGGGACCAGTGGGCTTCTCCCCGGGGGCTACACCTGCCTCCCCCACTCCCAGCCCTGGCAGGCTGCCCTGCTCGTGCGCGGACGGCTGCTCTGCGGGGGGGTCCTGGTCCACCCCCGATGGGTGCTCACGGCAGCACACTGCCGGAAAGA TGGGTACAGAGTTCACCTGGGCAAGCACGCCTTAGGGCGCGTGGAGACCGGCCAGCAGGTGCGGGAGGTGGTCCGCTCTGTCCCCCATCCTGAATACCTGGTCAGCCCCACCCACCTGAACCACGACCACGACATCATGCTGCTGGAGCTACAGTCCGAGGTCCAGCTCACCGACCGCATCCGCACCCTGCCCCTTTCCCAAGTCGACTGCCTGCCCCCTGGCACCTGCTGCCGGGTGTCCGGCTGGGGCACCACCACCAGCCCCCAGG TGAGTTACCCCCAAACCCTACAGTGCGCCAACATCCAGCTGCGCTCGGATGAGGAGTGTCACCAGGTCTACCCAGGGAAGATCACTGCCAACATGCTGTGCGCCGGCACCCCAGAGGGCGGGAAGGACTCCTGTGAG GGCGACTCCGGGGGTCCCCTGGTCTGCAACCACACGCTCCACGGCATCATCTCCTGGGGAGACTTCCCCTGCGGACAGCCCAACCGGCCTGGGGTCTACACCCGCGTCTCCAAGTACGTCCAGTGGATCCGTGAAACAATCGGAGAGCGCGGAAGCCAGGAGCAGAAGGGGACCAAGGGCGCTCAGTAG
- the Klk13 gene encoding kallikrein-13 isoform X3 — MWPLAAAIASLTVALSGVSYPQTLQCANIQLRSDEECHQVYPGKITANMLCAGTPEGGKDSCEGDSGGPLVCNHTLHGIISWGDFPCGQPNRPGVYTRVSKYVQWIRETIGERGSQEQKGTKGAQ; from the exons ATGTGGCCCCTGGCCGCTGCCATCGCCTCCCTGACCGTGGCCTTGTCAGGAG TGAGTTACCCCCAAACCCTACAGTGCGCCAACATCCAGCTGCGCTCGGATGAGGAGTGTCACCAGGTCTACCCAGGGAAGATCACTGCCAACATGCTGTGCGCCGGCACCCCAGAGGGCGGGAAGGACTCCTGTGAG GGCGACTCCGGGGGTCCCCTGGTCTGCAACCACACGCTCCACGGCATCATCTCCTGGGGAGACTTCCCCTGCGGACAGCCCAACCGGCCTGGGGTCTACACCCGCGTCTCCAAGTACGTCCAGTGGATCCGTGAAACAATCGGAGAGCGCGGAAGCCAGGAGCAGAAGGGGACCAAGGGCGCTCAGTAG
- the Klk12 gene encoding kallikrein-12 isoform X2: protein MRLGITLLLCTLGASQADTEKIVNGVECRPHSQPWQVGLFEGTSLRCGGVLIDRRWVLTAAHCSGRYWVRLGEHSLSRLDWAEQIRRSGFSVTHPSYRGALQNHEHDLRLLRLGTPVRVTRAVRPLPLPSSCAAAGTECHISGWGTTNKPSSPFPDRLQCLSLPIVSNAACRAVFPGRITDNMVCAGGVAGRDACQGDSGGPLVCGGVLQGLVSWGSVEPCGQKGIPGVYTNVCKYVDWIRMIIRNN from the exons ATGAGGCTGGGCATCACCCTGCTCCTGTGCACTCTTG GGGCGAGCCAGGCCGACACAGAGAAGATTGTCAATGGCGTGGAGTGCCGGCCTCACTCGCAGCCGTGGCAGGTGGGGCTCTTTGAGGGCACCAGCCTGCGCTGCGGGGGAGTCCTCATTGACCGCAGATGGGTCCTCACGGCTGCTCACTGCAGCGGCAG GTACTGGGTGCGCCTGGGGGAGCACAGCCTCAGCAGGCTGGACTGGGCCGAGCAGATCCGGCGCAGCGGCTTCTCCGTGACCCACCCCAGCTACCGGGGAGCCCTGCAGAACCACGAGCACGACCTCAGGCTGCTGCGGCTGGGGACACCCGTGCGTGTGACCCGCGCTGTGCGGCCCCTGCCCCTGCCTAGCTCTTGCGCCGCAGCTGGCACAGAGTGCCACATCTCCGGCTGGGGCACCACCAACAAACCATCGA GCCCATTCCCTGACCGGCTccagtgcctcagcctccccatcgtCTCCAATGCCGCCTGCCGGGCCGTGTTCCCCGGGAGGATCACCGACAACATGGTGTGCGCCGGCGGGGTCGCTGGGAGGGACGCCTGCCAG GGTGACTCTGGGGGACCCCTGGTATGCGGGGGAGTTCTTCAGGGGCTGGTGTCCTGGGGGTCCGTGGAGCCTTGCGGGCAAAAAGGCATCCCAGGAGTCTACACCAATGTTTGCAAGTATGTGGATTGGATCCGGATGATCATAAGGAACAActga
- the Klk12 gene encoding kallikrein-12 isoform X1, with protein MRLGITLLLCTLGASQADTEKIVNGVECRPHSQPWQVGLFEGTSLRCGGVLIDRRWVLTAAHCSGSRYWVRLGEHSLSRLDWAEQIRRSGFSVTHPSYRGALQNHEHDLRLLRLGTPVRVTRAVRPLPLPSSCAAAGTECHISGWGTTNKPSSPFPDRLQCLSLPIVSNAACRAVFPGRITDNMVCAGGVAGRDACQGDSGGPLVCGGVLQGLVSWGSVEPCGQKGIPGVYTNVCKYVDWIRMIIRNN; from the exons ATGAGGCTGGGCATCACCCTGCTCCTGTGCACTCTTG GGGCGAGCCAGGCCGACACAGAGAAGATTGTCAATGGCGTGGAGTGCCGGCCTCACTCGCAGCCGTGGCAGGTGGGGCTCTTTGAGGGCACCAGCCTGCGCTGCGGGGGAGTCCTCATTGACCGCAGATGGGTCCTCACGGCTGCTCACTGCAGCGGCAG CAGGTACTGGGTGCGCCTGGGGGAGCACAGCCTCAGCAGGCTGGACTGGGCCGAGCAGATCCGGCGCAGCGGCTTCTCCGTGACCCACCCCAGCTACCGGGGAGCCCTGCAGAACCACGAGCACGACCTCAGGCTGCTGCGGCTGGGGACACCCGTGCGTGTGACCCGCGCTGTGCGGCCCCTGCCCCTGCCTAGCTCTTGCGCCGCAGCTGGCACAGAGTGCCACATCTCCGGCTGGGGCACCACCAACAAACCATCGA GCCCATTCCCTGACCGGCTccagtgcctcagcctccccatcgtCTCCAATGCCGCCTGCCGGGCCGTGTTCCCCGGGAGGATCACCGACAACATGGTGTGCGCCGGCGGGGTCGCTGGGAGGGACGCCTGCCAG GGTGACTCTGGGGGACCCCTGGTATGCGGGGGAGTTCTTCAGGGGCTGGTGTCCTGGGGGTCCGTGGAGCCTTGCGGGCAAAAAGGCATCCCAGGAGTCTACACCAATGTTTGCAAGTATGTGGATTGGATCCGGATGATCATAAGGAACAActga
- the Klk12 gene encoding kallikrein-12 isoform X3, protein MAWSAGLTRSRGRWGSLRAPACAAGESSLTADGSSRLLTAAAGPFPDRLQCLSLPIVSNAACRAVFPGRITDNMVCAGGVAGRDACQGDSGGPLVCGGVLQGLVSWGSVEPCGQKGIPGVYTNVCKYVDWIRMIIRNN, encoded by the exons ATGGCGTGGAGTGCCGGCCTCACTCGCAGCCGTGGCAGGTGGGGCTCTTTGAGGGCACCAGCCTGCGCTGCGGGGGAGTCCTCATTGACCGCAGATGGGTCCTCACGGCTGCTCACTGCAGCGGCAG GCCCATTCCCTGACCGGCTccagtgcctcagcctccccatcgtCTCCAATGCCGCCTGCCGGGCCGTGTTCCCCGGGAGGATCACCGACAACATGGTGTGCGCCGGCGGGGTCGCTGGGAGGGACGCCTGCCAG GGTGACTCTGGGGGACCCCTGGTATGCGGGGGAGTTCTTCAGGGGCTGGTGTCCTGGGGGTCCGTGGAGCCTTGCGGGCAAAAAGGCATCCCAGGAGTCTACACCAATGTTTGCAAGTATGTGGATTGGATCCGGATGATCATAAGGAACAActga